The segment AGTCAGGTTGTGCtgataacacacaaacacacacacacacacattaatgctgCAGCGTGCACAGCACATGCACGTATTTACAGAGTTACAGATGTCGGTGAAGGTCGCTCAAATCGGATGACGCGCATGACTTAAAATCATTGCTTCTTTGAATGAAAGTTTAATTTATTACGTGTTTTCTACAGTAAACCAGCGTGACTTTACATGACAACAATATTTGGCACCTAAAACTCCAGTTTGAATCTGAATCTAGCATTCTTACTTCTTTGAATAGCtaatatttattaattattggaaGGTTTattgtttacctttttgttaCAATCTACAGTCAATACATTAAAACCTCTCAGCTGGAAGTTCCGGtaacttctttcttttctttttgtgttctttttgggTCTGATCCGACACGCCCTCCCGCTGCTGTAAAAACTCCCCATTGTCAAATGTGTATACTTCCACGGCTTAAAAGTAGACCCCCCGACCAACAAGTGATCCTTAAAACTACAGGTACCACCCGTCTGGTGACGGCTGGTCAAAAGCTCTCCTGAACTTAAGATTTGTCCGTCTGAGCTGAGATGATTTTTCTGACGCCCGCTTCAACCTTTTGGGGTTTTGGTCTCATGCATTAATTtgttgacagtaacaaaaacaaTAGTTACGAATACAGTGTGAGATTTTTAGAGGCTCGTTTGATTTGGTTTCTCTCTTTAACTTTAAACCCGTTCTGCTGATGTGGGTGCAGAGTGTTCCCCTTTAGAAGTCAAAACAGCATATGATTCGATTTCACGCTCTTTTATCCTTTAACTAGCCTGATAacagggggacggggggggggggtgttggaaaaaaaagcgatgatgtttgtgcgtgtgtgcgtataAACGACTCTCCATCATCTCCTAGCAGAGGATCCATTagccccggacccccccccctcccgtgttGCCCAGTGATAAAGTAAACAACGTGTGTTCGGCCAAGCCGTCATGCAAATATTTGTTCTGGAAGCTAGCTCATCCTgcgggagagacacacacacacacacacacacacacggccgcgTGCCGAGGTATATATACAGTGCCCGAGCCGGGCGGTCCAGTATTACAAACGCAAACACACGTGCAGAAAAGTGGATCCCTCAATCGAGACCTTCCCTCAGCTACGGTAACACAACCTTGACTTGTTCTGTAACGCTTTGCCCCATCAACAAACTGCTCGCCGTGTTGGATgtgacttttcttttctgtcctttcagtcactgacccccccccccccccccccccccccccgggtgtcgAGAAGCCGACATGGCGGCGGGCGTCATCAGAAACTTCCTCGTTCGGGCCCCGGCTCCGGCCTACTTCCCCCTGATCTTCCAGCGCTCTCCGTGCAAGGAAGACCGAGATGtggagatgctggaggacaaGCCGGAGACGACggaagatgaggaagagaaagaggtagacgaggaggtggaggaggaggaagaggaggaggaggatgtcgaatCGGACgctcaggaggaagaggaggagtgctTGGAGGCTTTCTTAAATCCGGCCCACCGCGCCATAGATGTGACGAAGCAGTTGCTGCGGTTCGCGGACGCCATCAGCCGCGACGTCCAGCGTTACTTCGGCCGCTGCTCCGGGGACCGAGAAGGCTGCAACATCTACAGCGACTCGGTTTCCGTCACGACCGGCGGGCGCCTGCGTTACTACGACGACCTTCTGAAAATCGCAAGGGCGGGAAGCCAGGAGGAGCAAGAAAACAGCTCGGCGACCGGCCCCGGGGACCGAGGAGTCGGGGTTGCCGAGGGCAACGGCGGTTTGGGGCCCTTGGCCGAACTGTTCAGCCAAAGGGGCCCGAGCCGGGGCCCCGACCGGCCGATGATCAAACGGCTTCTGCCGCTCAGTTTCTGGACCGAGCCGATCCCCTGCTGCCCTCTGGTCGGTTTCAGCAACACGCCTGAGGTCACGCGCGGTGACACACTTTCACGGGACAGCGCACACGCGGACTCTGACGCGCACTGCGAACCGCTGCCACACCACGACGCGCACGCCCTGGAAAACGCTCAGCTGGACTTCAGCGACTTGCTGGCGTACTGGGATCCGAACCCGGAGCTCGCGCACACACTGGCGGAGGACGCACACATGCAGCACTGAACACAACAGCTTTATTCGCATTATTTTCAACCTTGAAAGAtacttgtataaaaaaaaaataaaaaaaaaaaaattaataaaggACATGGAAAAACAGAGACAAACTGCGCTCATTTTTCATCAGGCAGCTTGTCGCTGC is part of the Pungitius pungitius chromosome 9, fPunPun2.1, whole genome shotgun sequence genome and harbors:
- the LOC119217334 gene encoding protein PERCC1 codes for the protein MAAGVIRNFLVRAPAPAYFPLIFQRSPCKEDRDVEMLEDKPETTEDEEEKEVDEEVEEEEEEEEDVESDAQEEEEECLEAFLNPAHRAIDVTKQLLRFADAISRDVQRYFGRCSGDREGCNIYSDSVSVTTGGRLRYYDDLLKIARAGSQEEQENSSATGPGDRGVGVAEGNGGLGPLAELFSQRGPSRGPDRPMIKRLLPLSFWTEPIPCCPLVGFSNTPEVTRGDTLSRDSAHADSDAHCEPLPHHDAHALENAQLDFSDLLAYWDPNPELAHTLAEDAHMQH